Part of the Pyxidicoccus trucidator genome is shown below.
CCACCCTGCCTCCGGTCAGGACGCGGGGGCGGAGGATGCAGCCAGGGCCCAGGCCGAGCATGTGGCCCGGCTGGAGGCCGAGGACCGAGCGAAGGCCCGGGCGCAGGCCGAAGCCGAGAAGGAGGCACAGGCACAGCTCGAGGCGCGCATCCGGGAGATACGGGGCCTGTTCACGAGGCTCCAGGTGGAGAGCGCGACGCCCCCTCGGATGGATGTGCGGAACCCGGCGCGTCAAGCCGGCTGGTCGCGGCTGCAGTCCTGGGAGCTGTCCACCGACAAGGACACCCGGCTGCGAAAGCTCATGGTCACCAGCCGCGAGGGCGCCAGCGAGCGGGAGCGCCAGTTCTTCTTCCAGAACGACGTGTTGTTCTTCGCCTTCTATGCCACCACCCCGAAGGGCGGCGGCAAGGCGCGTGCGCCGGCCGAGGAGCGCCTCTACTTCCAGGGGAAGGACGCGGACATCATCCGGTGGCAGCATGACGACAAGATCCAGCCGCTCGATGGCCACGCCATCCGCTGGGGCGAGCAGGCCCGGCACGATGCCAGGGTCACCGTCGAGCTGGCTTCGGCCCAGGACGGCGCGAAGAAGTTCGAGCCCATCACCTGCATCGTCGGCACCACGGACTGCCGGATGGATGGGATGCTGTGCGAGACGACGTACGCGCTGTTCCCGCCCGCCGGGCTGCCCGTGAAGCCCGAGCTCTGCATGAGCTACCCCTGGTACGCGGGAGGCAGCAGGAGCTGCGCCTTCTCCCAGTCAGGGGACACGCTGGAGGTGACCAAGGGCGGCGAGGAGGAGTGCGGCGACGTCGAGGACTGCGAAGGCCGGTTCTCGGACGTCACGACGCTGCCCCTGCGCCGGGAGATGGGGCGCGTGGTGGAGTGCAGGGGCCTGGGAGACGAGCCCACCCGCTGACGCGCCTGCCCCAGCGCACGTCGTACCCACCCGGGATGTAGCGCCGGAAGTCACAGCCCGGCCCGGCCTGTGACCTGTGGCGCTACCCGGCACGTCGCCGGGCCGTGCCTTCCCCTCCCGGATGGCCGTGGGGCCGGATGGCACCGGGACTGCAAACGCGCACCCCGTGGCGCGTCCCAGTTCCCATCAAAAGCCAACACGGCCACCCAGCCCCGAGTTCCCCGATTGGGCAGGAGCCCTGGTAGCTTCCGCCGGCGTGAGCGACACCCGGGCCCTCCGATTCGGCAAATACGAGCTCCTGGAGCGCCTGGGCAGCGGCGGAATGGCCGTCGTGTACCGGGCGCTCTACACCGCGGCGCCGGGCGTCACGAAGCCCGTGGTCATCAAGCGCGTGTTGGGCACGTACGCCGAGGACCCGGCCTTCGTGCAGATGTTCCTCAACGAGGCGCGAATCTCGGTGGGGCTGAGCCACGGCAACATCGTGCAGGTGTTCGACTTCGGTCAGGTGGACAACGAGTACTTCCTGGCCATGGAGCTGGTGGATGGGCACACGCTGGCCCGGGTGCTCAAGGCCGCGAAGGCGAAGGGCCTGGGCGGCATCCCCGTGCCGCTCGCGGTGGGCATCGCCCTGGAGATGTGCCGGGGGCTGCACCACGCCCACACCCGGCTGGACGCGAAGGGCGAGCCGCTCGGCGTGGTGCACCGGGACCTCTCTCCGGACAACGTCCTGCTGAGCTACGAGGGGGAGGTCAAGCTCACCGACTTCGGCATCGCCAAGGCGCGACTCAAGGGCCGGCCGGAGACGGAGGTGGGCATCGTCAAGGGCAAGTACATCTACTTCTCGCCGGAGCAGGCCCGCGGCGAGACGCTGGACGCGCGCTCCGACATCTACACGGTGGGCACGGTGCTGTACCAGATGCTCTGCGGCCAGCGACCGGTGGATGGCGCCAACGAGTTCGAGATCATGCGCCGCGTGTCCGAGGGAGCGCTCATCCCTCCCCTCACGCTCAACCCCGCGCTGGACTCCGACCTGCAAGGCATCCTGCGGCTCGCGCTGGCCACCTCGAAGGCCCAGCGCTACCTCAGCGCCGAGGCCCTTCAGCAATCCCTGTCCGACTGGATGGGGGCCCACGCGCCCCGCTTCCCGGCCAACGCGCGCAAGCACTTCATGGGCTGGCTCTTCCAGGAAGAGCTCACCGCGATGAAGCGCGCGCCCCAGCTTCCGGCGGACTTCCTCTCGCTGCTCCAGTCCTGGCGTGGACGGAGCCCTCCGGCGCCCGCGGCAGGGGCGCCCCGGGCCCTGACGCCATTGAGCCCACCCCGGGCTTCACCGGCCGGGAGACCCGCGCTGGTGGAAAGGAGCCCGCAGGTGGATGCGCCGCTGGCGCCTGTCCCTGCCCGCGCGTCCGCTTCCGCGACGCCCTCCGAGCCCTCGACCCGCCCGAGCCTGAGCTCTCGATTCCGGGCGCGCCTGCTGCGCCGCTCCGCGCTCCTGGGCGCGCTCGTCGTGGGTGTCCTGGGAATGGTGGGGACGACCGTGTTCTGGGTCGGGCACGCCCGGAAGCCCCCGGAGCCCACTCCTCCGTCCGCGCTCCCGGGCACCGCGTCCAGTCCGTCCGGCGCCGAGCCTCGCGCGCCGGAGCCCTCCACCGGGACGCCCGAGACCGCGACGCCTGAGACAGGGACGCCCGTCCTCGCGACGCCCACGCCGGCGGCACCGTCCGCGCCGGAGCCCGCGGCCCAGGTGCCCTCCCCCGAGGACGAGACGCGCATCGCGCTCGAGAACGGCCTGTATTGGATTTCGCGCGCGGACGACACCCGGGCCATGGGGTGGTTCCAGCAGTGCCTGCGACACGACAGGTCGCAGGCCCAGTGTCATCTGGAGCTGGCCCGCATCTACAAGCGCAGGGGCAACCGCCAGGACGCAATGAAACACTTCACGCACCACCTCGCGCTGGAGCCCGAAGGACCCTCGGCGGAGGAGGCGCGCAGATACATGAAGCTGTACGCAGGAACGGACCCTCTGTAAGGCCGTTCGGCCACACGCCAGGCCCACTTTTTTCCGTGCCTCCGCGCGAGTGGTGCAAGCCGTTGTGTCCAGGTTAGACAGACGGAATGCCCCCATTCCTCTCGCGTGTAGTGAGCGCTGTCGCGTGCGCCGTTTTCCTGTCCGCGGGCCTGACGGCCTGTGGTGACGACGAGGTCAGCTCCGACGAGCAGGCCCGGCTCGCGTACCTGGGACTCGACGAGTCCATCAGCAAGGCCCTGCAGCTTGGCTTCGACGGCTTCAATGCCGCGTCGAGCGCGAACATCCCCCCGCAGTCCACCCCCGGCAACACGTCCGGAACGCTGCTCATCTCCGGGCAGGTCGACCAGGGGGCCTCCGCCAACAAGGGCATGCGACTGCGCGTGGGGATGACGAGCTACTCCGACGGGGAGATCGAAGTGGGCGAAGACGAGGACCCGGTGAACATCACCTACGCGTCGACCCCCGAGACGGCGACCCAGCCGCAGCTGGACCTCAATCTCCGCGACATCCCCAATGGCACCTTCACCGGCACGCTCACGGGCACCTTCCAGATGACGGGCGACCTGGCGGGCGGCGTCACGCTGAGCCTGACTCTCGCCGGTGACATCGAGGACGACGGCACCGGCAAGGTGCGCCGCGTGGCAGGCAGCACCACGGTGACGGGCACCGCCACGTCGGGCGACGGCGAGTACAACGTGAACCTCACGCGGTAGCTGCCGCGCGCGGCGTCACGGGTAGCGCACGACGCCCGTGGGCTCGGGCTCCGGGAGCGGGATGAACTCCGTCTCTCCGGGGACCGGGCCGAAGCGACTGGCCCGCCAGTCTTCCTTCGCCTGCTCGATGCGCTCCCGCGAGCTGGAGACGAAGTTCCACCAGATGTGGCGCGGCCCATCCATGGGCTCGCCTCCGAAGAGCAGGACCCGGCCACCCGCCGCGCCCGGGCCCGTGAGCACCACCTCCGCGCCGGGCCGCAGCACCAGGAGCTGGCCCTTTCCGTAGACCTCGCCCCCGAGCTCGACCCCGCCCTCCGCCACGTACACCGCGCGCTCCTCGTGGCTCGCGGACACCTGGAGGCGGGCGCCGGCCGCGAGCACCGCGTCCGCGTAGAAGAGCTCCGACGGCGTGCTCACCGGCGAGCGGACGCCATACAGCCCTCCAGCAATCACCCGCACCCGAGTGCCCGCGTCCTCCACCACTGGCAGCGCGTCCGCGGGCGTGTGGGCGAAGCCGGGGGCGCTCTCCTCGAGCTGCTTGGGGATGGCCACCCAGATTTGAATGCCGTAGAGCCGCCCGCCCGTCTCGCGCAGGCCCGGGGGCGTGCGCTCCGAGTGGGCGATGCCGCGTCCGGCCACCATCCAGTTCACCGCGCCGGGCTGGATGGTCTGCACCGTCCCCAGGCTGTCGCGGTGGAGGATTTCCCCCTCGAAGAGGTACGTCACCGTGGCCAGGCCGATGTGCGGGTGTGGCCGCACGTCCAGCCCGTGCCCCGAGCGGAACACCGCCGGCCCCATCTGATCGAAGAAGATGAAGGGGCCGACCATGCGGCGCCGCACCGAGGGCAGCGCCCGGCGCACCTCGAAGCCATCACCGAGGTCGCGCGTGCGCGGCACGATGATGGTCTCCACGGAGGACCCGGGATCCGGGTCGACAAAGGGCTCGTCGGGCATCTGCCAGGCCATGTGCTCACGCCTCCGGGGATAATGTCGCTCGTGTCGTGCCGGGGGGCACGCACGCCCGGAGGGTTATCGCGCGCCGCCCGCCTTCCTGCACGAAGAACAGTCAGGGCACCGTGACGGATGTTCCATCCACGCCAGAGACGCTCTTCCACGCCGTCAGGTCCTGGACCTCCTTCGGGTCGGCCTTGAACAGCCCGCCCCGGGAGTAGCGGTTCCGGTCCATGCGCAGGCCCGGGCGGTGCTTGCCCAGCCTCACGAGGTTCCGCCCCCGGACGACGTTCTCCTGGACCGTCAGGTTCTCGCTGGGCGCGTTGTTGGCCCCCAGGCCGAGCATCATCCCGTAGCCCTCCGTCTTGTCGATGGTGTTGCCCTCCACCGTCACGTCCCGGGCATTCTCCACGCGGATGCCGACACCATCGCCGCCGCCCTCCTTGGAGATGTTGGTGATGCGGTTGTCCTTCACCTCCACTCCGGTCGGGCTCGGCTGGTTGCCGTCCTTCACACCGCCGACGGAGATACCCCGCCCCGAGTCGGAGATGCGGTTGCCCTCCACGAGGACGTTGCGCGCGGAGTAGTGGACGACCACCGCCTCCCCCGCCGAGCTGCGGGACTTCCGGAAGCCATGCATGTCGTTGTCGCGCACGACGACGTCGCGGCACGTCTTGATGTCCACCGCGTTCTCGTCGCTCGAGTAGAGGCGGTTGTCCTCGATGACCACCCCGCGAGCGGGCGTCTGCCCGGCCCCGTCCGGCTTGAGGCACTGCACCGAGTCACCCGAGTTGTCGTGGATGTCGTTGCCACGGAGGGTGATGTCCCGCGAGGTCGCCTGGACGACCACGCCGTGCGAGTCACCCTGGGGCTTCTTCCGGAAGTCGTGGATGTGGTTGTCCTGGATGGTGACGCCGCGCGCCCCACCGTACGTGGTGACTCCGCCACCCAGCGTGCCGTGGTGGATGTGCGAGCCGGCCAGCACGGAGCCCTCGGTGTTTCCCTCGAAGACGACGGCGAAGCGCGACTGCCCCTTCACGTCGATTTCGAAGCCGTCCACCACCCAGTAGGGCTTGCGGACCTGCACGAGCGCGCCCCTGGCTCCGGGGAAGATTCTCGCGCGTCCCGAGGCTCGCAGGGTGATGGGCGCGTCCTTCCGCCCCGCCTTCACGGAGCCGTCGATGACGACACTCTCGGCGTAGTCTCCCGGCTGGACCTGGATGGCCTCCCCCGGCCCCACCGCCTTCAACGCGCGGCCGATGGTGCGGAACGGCGCCGACTTCGAGCCCGCGGCCTTGTCCGAGCCCGAGGGGCTCACGTACCACTCCCGCGAGAAGTCCTTCGGGAGCGAGCTCCGGTGCCTGGTGGACACCTTCACCTCCTCGTCCGGGCCAGAGCCCCCCGTCCCCTCCTCCGTCCCCGCGCCGCCCAGGGACTCTTCGACTCCGGCCACCTGCTCGTCCACGGTCCGCTGCACCTGGCTGCAAGCGCCAAGCAGGACGGTGATGAGCCCCAGACCCATCCAATGCCAGGAACTGCCCACCCCACGGTTCATCGCCATGTCCCTCCTCCTGTCCGGGAGGAGGGAGG
Proteins encoded:
- a CDS encoding right-handed parallel beta-helix repeat-containing protein; this translates as MAMNRGVGSSWHWMGLGLITVLLGACSQVQRTVDEQVAGVEESLGGAGTEEGTGGSGPDEEVKVSTRHRSSLPKDFSREWYVSPSGSDKAAGSKSAPFRTIGRALKAVGPGEAIQVQPGDYAESVVIDGSVKAGRKDAPITLRASGRARIFPGARGALVQVRKPYWVVDGFEIDVKGQSRFAVVFEGNTEGSVLAGSHIHHGTLGGGVTTYGGARGVTIQDNHIHDFRKKPQGDSHGVVVQATSRDITLRGNDIHDNSGDSVQCLKPDGAGQTPARGVVIEDNRLYSSDENAVDIKTCRDVVVRDNDMHGFRKSRSSAGEAVVVHYSARNVLVEGNRISDSGRGISVGGVKDGNQPSPTGVEVKDNRITNISKEGGGDGVGIRVENARDVTVEGNTIDKTEGYGMMLGLGANNAPSENLTVQENVVRGRNLVRLGKHRPGLRMDRNRYSRGGLFKADPKEVQDLTAWKSVSGVDGTSVTVP
- a CDS encoding serine/threonine-protein kinase; protein product: MSDTRALRFGKYELLERLGSGGMAVVYRALYTAAPGVTKPVVIKRVLGTYAEDPAFVQMFLNEARISVGLSHGNIVQVFDFGQVDNEYFLAMELVDGHTLARVLKAAKAKGLGGIPVPLAVGIALEMCRGLHHAHTRLDAKGEPLGVVHRDLSPDNVLLSYEGEVKLTDFGIAKARLKGRPETEVGIVKGKYIYFSPEQARGETLDARSDIYTVGTVLYQMLCGQRPVDGANEFEIMRRVSEGALIPPLTLNPALDSDLQGILRLALATSKAQRYLSAEALQQSLSDWMGAHAPRFPANARKHFMGWLFQEELTAMKRAPQLPADFLSLLQSWRGRSPPAPAAGAPRALTPLSPPRASPAGRPALVERSPQVDAPLAPVPARASASATPSEPSTRPSLSSRFRARLLRRSALLGALVVGVLGMVGTTVFWVGHARKPPEPTPPSALPGTASSPSGAEPRAPEPSTGTPETATPETGTPVLATPTPAAPSAPEPAAQVPSPEDETRIALENGLYWISRADDTRAMGWFQQCLRHDRSQAQCHLELARIYKRRGNRQDAMKHFTHHLALEPEGPSAEEARRYMKLYAGTDPL
- a CDS encoding pirin family protein, with amino-acid sequence MAWQMPDEPFVDPDPGSSVETIIVPRTRDLGDGFEVRRALPSVRRRMVGPFIFFDQMGPAVFRSGHGLDVRPHPHIGLATVTYLFEGEILHRDSLGTVQTIQPGAVNWMVAGRGIAHSERTPPGLRETGGRLYGIQIWVAIPKQLEESAPGFAHTPADALPVVEDAGTRVRVIAGGLYGVRSPVSTPSELFYADAVLAAGARLQVSASHEERAVYVAEGGVELGGEVYGKGQLLVLRPGAEVVLTGPGAAGGRVLLFGGEPMDGPRHIWWNFVSSSRERIEQAKEDWRASRFGPVPGETEFIPLPEPEPTGVVRYP